In Musa acuminata AAA Group cultivar baxijiao chromosome BXJ3-9, Cavendish_Baxijiao_AAA, whole genome shotgun sequence, a single genomic region encodes these proteins:
- the LOC135649439 gene encoding aquaporin NIP2-1-like translates to MASSHVRPNNSNEIHDIDVVTAQTLTTPSYFDPPRVHRRRNLKELFPPFLPRKVVSEMIATFLLVFVTCGAGALNKNNPGVVSQLGQSVAGGLIVTVMIYAVGHISGAHMNPAVTLAFAVARHFPWIQVPFYMLAQIAGSTTASYILRELLDPIHDLGTTTPSHTAAKALVTEIVVTFNMMFVTAAVATDTKAVGELAGLAVGSAVCITSILAGPISGGSMNPARTLGPALASNKFDSLWVYFVGPPVGTVAGALAYSFIRLDEHSLSSQKDSQKSPSLKMRRVQSQDMASPTNDAFESGV, encoded by the exons ATGGCTTCTTCCCATGTAAGGCCTAACAACTCCAACGAAATCCATGACATAGACGTCGTCACAGCTCAAACGTTGACCACCCCAAGCTACTTCGACCCCCCCAGAGTCCATCGTCGGAGAAATTTGAAGGAACTCTTTCCACCATTTCTTCCCAGAAAG GTTGTGTCTGAGATGATAGCTACATTTTTACTTGTGTTCGTGACCTGCGGAGCTGGTGCGTTAAACAAGAACAACCCGGGCGTGGTGTCGCAATTAGGGCAATCGGTCGCCGGTGGCTTGATCGTCACTGTGATGATCTATGCGGTTGGCCATATTTCCGGGGCGCACATGAACCCCGCAGTCACGTTAGCCTTCGCCGTCGCCCGGCATTTCCCATGGATACAG GTGCCCTTCTATATGTTAGCTCAGATAGCAGGGTCTACGACCGCCTCGTACATCCTACGTGAGCTGCTCGATCCCATTCATGATCTAGGGACGACGACGCCGTCTCACACTGCCGCGAAAGCCTTGGTGACGGAGATCGTAGTGACCTTCAACATGATGTTCGTGACCGCGGCGGTAGCGACGGACACAAAAGCC GTAGGAGAGTTAGCAGGCCTCGCAGTTGGCTCAGCAGTTTGCATCACCTCCATCTTAGCGGG GCCCATCTCGGGAGGGTCAATGAATCCAGCAAGGACGCTGGGACCGGCGTTGGCAAGCAATAAGTTTGACTCGCTGTGGGTGTACTTCGTTGGCCCGCCCGTGGGCACAGTAGCAGGGGCTTTGGCCTACAGCTTTATACGACTAGATGAGCACTCGTTATCGTCACAGAAGGACAGCCAGAAGTCACCCTCCCTCAAGATGCGTCGCGTGCAGAGCCAGGACATGGCGAGTCccactaatgatgcttttgaatcCGGCGTTTAG